A single region of the Raphanus sativus cultivar WK10039 chromosome 1, ASM80110v3, whole genome shotgun sequence genome encodes:
- the LOC108842826 gene encoding F-box/kelch-repeat protein At4g38940-like yields the protein MATTEKSSPRKKISWDRLIPDEIINQCIARVPLSSHGAMSLISKQIGSFINGGEIFGTRSGLGIKETRILVAIGYKEDGSAAEWYSLVKKFCNDDYVLRPVPSFPLINRKEALVAAGNRVFVLGPSDISSVEGGTYNKKIVSKTKAVHYGDEVTAVVDDKIYVFGGCSSEDSALSYLEILDVSTNKLETLPIPEQDRALIPRSNSWRVVWNGVVYFIRRDDDCVVFDPKTRKLERKDDASMGDRMYLTSCVIDNTIYTVGWECDIEYFDPECRTWRAVKGIEKLAEFELFNTSLFNFNNSKLMVFHQRSPEEIWFTLISLEKRGIEMWGSVDSCNCGLKLEKPAIIRQLLSLEI from the coding sequence ATGGCAACGACAGAAAAAAGTAGTCCAAGAAAGAAGATTTCATGGGATCGTCTTATTCCCGACGAAATTATAAATCAATGCATCGCCAGAGTTCCACTTTCAAGCCATGGTGCCATGAGTTTAATATCCAAGCAAATCGGAAGCTTCATCAATGGCGGAGAGATATTCGGCACCAGATCCGGTCTTGGAATAAAAGAGACCAGGATACTTGTTGCCATTGGGTATAAAGAAGATGGTTCAGCTGCGGAATGGTATTCGTTGGTGAAGAAGTTTTGTAACGACGACTATGTCCTTCGCCCGGTTCCGTCGTTTCCACTCATTAACCGTAAAGAAGCTTTGGTTGCGGCTGGAAATAGGGTTTTCGTCCTTGGTCCGTCTGATATTTCCTCTGTGGAAGGTGGAACATACAACAAGAAGATCGTGTCCAAGACTAAAGCCGTACACTATGGGGATGAAGTAACTGCAGTGGTCGATGACAAGATTTACGTGTTTGGAGGATGTTCAAGCGAGGACTCTGCTCTGAGTTACCTTGAGATTCTTGACGTTAGCACAAACAAATTGGAAACTCTTCCCATACCTGAGCAAGACAGAGCGCTGATACCACGTTCTAACTCATGGAGAGTTGTTTGGAATGGGGTTGTTTACTTCATCAGAAGAGATGATGATTGTGTTGTTTTTGATCCAAAAACAAGGAAGCTGGAGAGGAAAGATGATGCATCGATGGGCGATAGAATGTATCTAACATCATGTGTCATAGACAACACAATCTACACTGTGGGATGGGAATGCGACATTGAGTACTTTGATCCAGAATGCAGAACGTGGAGAGCTGTAAAAGGCATTGAAAAGCTAGCAGAATTTGAACTGTTTAACACTTCACTCTTCAACTTCAACAACAGCAAGCTGATGGTATTTCACCAGCGGAGTCCGGAAGAGATTTGGTTTACGCTCATCAGCTTAGAGAAGCGAGGGATCGAAATGTGGGGAAGCGTTGACTCTTGCAACTGCGGTTTAAAGCTGGAAAAACCTGCAATTATTCGACAACTTCTAAGTCTTGAGATCTGA
- the LOC108842836 gene encoding F-box/kelch-repeat protein At4g23580-like, giving the protein MTTFAMLPNDMVLNCLARISRLYYPTISIVSKRFRSLLASIELYQTRDLLCRTETCLYVCLELPTYYRRHWFTLCGRSNSSKKVLVPITSPNSPSMYQSDFARVGSKIYAIGGNVDSDNASPRVMVMDCRSHTWSDAPSMLVARETPSVCVLDGKIYVMGGCKNLDATNWMEVFDTKTQTWEFVPSSLDEKFCSRFRYQSFAHDGNVYMNPIGTSDVYKMTNKGRWRAGDLALAQGWICLSPYCVIENVLYSYLYGRIRWYDFQKKCWKELEGLENLFSFPRKATKLADYGGKLALLWDDNACGQSGPPYIDARTLDECQPNTNIFCAEIALEKRQGGTIWGTLECFDVVSTTNEPYIVGHVVAATL; this is encoded by the coding sequence ATGACGACGTTTGCGATGCTTCCTAATGATATGGTACTAAACTGCCTAGCCAGAATTTCTAGATTGTATTACCCAACTATATCCATTGTTTCCAAAAGATTCCGCTCTCTCCTTGCTTCAATAGAACTTTATCAAACTCGAGATCTCTTGTGCCGCACAGAGACTTGTCTTTATGTATGCTTAGAACTCCCTACTTATTATCGCCGTCATTGGTTCACTCTTTGCGGGAGGTCAAATAGTTCTAAGAAAGTATTGGTTCCGATTACCTCTCCCAATTCTCCTTCTATGTACCAGTCGGATTTTGCAAGGGTTGGTTCTAAAATTTATGCTATTGGCGGGAATGTAGACAGTGATAATGCATCTCCACGTGTCATGGTCATGGACTGTCGTTCTCACACTTGGAGCGATGCCCCAAGCATGTTGGTCGCACGCGAGACCCCTTCTGTTTGCGTCCTTGAtggaaaaatatatgtaatgggAGGCTGCAAGAATCTTGATGCAACTAACTGGATGGAGGTATTCGATACAAAGACTCAAACTTGGGAGTTTGTGCCGTCGAGTCTAGACGAGAAATTCTGCAGCCGTTTCAGGTATCAAAGCTTTGCACATGATGGAAATGTCTACATGAACCCTATTGGGACATCTGACGTTTACAAGATGACAAACAAAGGAAGATGGAGAGCGGGAGACTTAGCTTTGGCTCAAGGATGGATTTGCTTATCACCTTATTGTGTGATAGAAAACGTATTGTATAGTTATCTCTACGGGAGGATTAGATGGTACGACTTCCAGAAAAAATGTTGGAAAGAATTGGAGGGTCTGGAAAATTTGTTTAGTTTCCCTCGTAAAGCTACTAAATTGGCGGATTATGGTGGAAAGTTGGCGCTTTTGTGGGATGACAATGCGTGTGGACAGTCTGGTCCTCCATACATTGATGCAAGGACACTCGATGAGTGCCAACccaatacaaatattttttgtgcGGAAATTGCGCTTGAAAAACGCCAAGGAGGGACGATTTGGGGGACACTTGAGTGTTTTGATGTTGTTTCTACAACCAATGAACCGTATATAGTAGGGCATGTTGTTGCTGCTACACTCTGA
- the LOC108852055 gene encoding protein RESTRICTED TEV MOVEMENT 1 isoform X2, producing the protein MEGLMKIGPVGKHDAKSTTLVSWDEGLSHNGILTQIFLSHGVGGIMSIQFQSVIDGKFVLSDCHGPCLGNMFDVIELTYPHEYITGISGEYYKYEGSNPHIRSLKFTTNTSEYGPFGTSVSGYEKFSFKLGRSPQFGGFHGTYDASGLQLIGFYLRPKTVQPKIAKSNAEELESKIVLG; encoded by the exons ATGGAAGGATTGATGAAGATAGGACCAGTAGGGAAGCATGATGCTAAAAGCACAACACTTGTTAGTTGGGACGAAGGATTAAGTCACAATGGCATCCTCACTCAGATCTTTCTATCTCATGGTGTCGGAGGTATCATGTCTATTCAGTTCCAGTCCGTGATAGACGGAAAGTTTGTTTTATCCGACTGTCACGGTCCATGTTTGGGCAACATGTTTGACGTA ATAGAGCTGACCTATCCACACGAGTACATAACTGGAATAAGTGGAGAGTATTACAAATACGAAGGTAGCAATCCTCACATAAGGTCTCTCAAATTCACTACCAACACTAGTGAATACGGTCCTTTTGGTACCTCCGTTTCCGGCTACGAAAAATTCTCGTTTAAACTCGGGAGATCTCCTCAGTTTGGCGGTTTCCATGGGACTTATGATGCATCCGGACTACAGTTAATCGGTTTTTACCTCCGGCCTAAGACAGTTCAACCCAAAATCGCTAAAAGCAATGCAGAAGAACTGGAGTCAAAGATTGTCTTgggctaa
- the LOC108852055 gene encoding protein RESTRICTED TEV MOVEMENT 1 isoform X1 codes for MEGLMKIGPVGKHDAKSTTLVSWDEGLSHNGILTQIFLSHGVGGIMSIQFQSVIDGKFVLSDCHGPCLGNMFDVQIELTYPHEYITGISGEYYKYEGSNPHIRSLKFTTNTSEYGPFGTSVSGYEKFSFKLGRSPQFGGFHGTYDASGLQLIGFYLRPKTVQPKIAKSNAEELESKIVLG; via the exons ATGGAAGGATTGATGAAGATAGGACCAGTAGGGAAGCATGATGCTAAAAGCACAACACTTGTTAGTTGGGACGAAGGATTAAGTCACAATGGCATCCTCACTCAGATCTTTCTATCTCATGGTGTCGGAGGTATCATGTCTATTCAGTTCCAGTCCGTGATAGACGGAAAGTTTGTTTTATCCGACTGTCACGGTCCATGTTTGGGCAACATGTTTGACGTA CAGATAGAGCTGACCTATCCACACGAGTACATAACTGGAATAAGTGGAGAGTATTACAAATACGAAGGTAGCAATCCTCACATAAGGTCTCTCAAATTCACTACCAACACTAGTGAATACGGTCCTTTTGGTACCTCCGTTTCCGGCTACGAAAAATTCTCGTTTAAACTCGGGAGATCTCCTCAGTTTGGCGGTTTCCATGGGACTTATGATGCATCCGGACTACAGTTAATCGGTTTTTACCTCCGGCCTAAGACAGTTCAACCCAAAATCGCTAAAAGCAATGCAGAAGAACTGGAGTCAAAGATTGTCTTgggctaa
- the LOC108852491 gene encoding vesicle transport protein GOT1, whose translation MAYELTEQKKVGLGLIGFGLSFSFLGVILYFDRGLLALGNLFWLIGVGLLLGWQSTWRLFTNVNNLKGTVCFVLGLFLIFVRWPIIGIILEMYGCIVLFGGFWSTVKMFLSQIPFVGWMIQYPLMVVEQLVRGSR comes from the exons ATGGCGTATGAACTAACTGAGCAAAAGA AAGTTGGGTTAGGCCTCATTGGCTTTGGTTTATCCTTTTCGTTTCTTGGTGTCATCTTGTACTTTGACAGAGGTTTGCTCGCTCTTGGAAAC TTGTTTTGGTTGATAGGTGTTGGCCTTTTACTTGGTTGGCAGTCAACTTGGAGACTATTTACCAACGTTAACAACTTGAAG GGCACAGTGTGTTTCGTGCTAGGACTCTTTCTTATATTTGTACGTTGGCCAATAATCGGCATTATCCTTGAGATGTATGGTTGCATCGTCCTATTCGG TGGATTTTGGTCGACGGTAAAGATGTTCCTTTCTCAGATTCCTTTTGTTGGGTGGATGATACAGTATCCTCTCATG GTTGTTGAGCAACTTGTACGAGGTTCTCGTTGA
- the LOC108857220 gene encoding uncharacterized protein LOC108857220 gives MMISRLKRVRRTILVLGFANLAVIVSGCVLTLVSTSNCDSSSQLFPLYAVCLAACVKLAAMVKVATTQELMAITIMDSPTQISLERKMKYKTWLWWTRFAMVITLMQFLAATFLMFRVSTFVSPDGMPRHCVLGLPPDTRGWKQRLQVSFLITVCFVALAQCFTGSDILQWRSFYATQDDAWKAHYQEVFDHGIREVLCCLGRREYMGVIEEDEVCSVARLLGDLVSYRASGTGHLEFLAGLALLQNNSQFPEDSYEDCMQAPAFHLQEAATFHKFAEAAYTGPLLDVGRNPALFLCTWICRQGILTPWSRKWRPKLDGDNWWRGHAAAFLKFIDFPAHVLRRGRICSEKCKATYFVVVLHYLRCVVIAVRGTETAEDLITDGLGRACSLTPQDLDGLTNRIHVMDSSRKHYGHSGIVEAARDLFRQIEGDPGESGSTGFLSSLIGDGCECAGYSIRIVGHSLGGAIASLLGIRLRCRFPNLYVYAYGPLPCVDQDVAESCSEFVTSIVLDNEFSSRLSYGSIRRLQVAAIKVLSQDPKADTALIFRLARRFLSASKRHRQNDVEEQTTGEAIPSIVIGADESQESLQKQEEEFINPFHEMEASTDSPVSQFMETGPTRANYDDDDEEAPEMFLPGSVIHIVHEGNNMSVPIWRGWPICDVPDGYKAYVANRESFKEIMVSPSMFLDHLPWRCRHAMQKVLESRSLYCDLTSESDIV, from the exons ATGATGATTTCGAGGTTGAAGAGAGTTAGGAGAACGATATTGGTTCTCGGCTTTGCCAATTTGGCCGTCATCGTCTCAGGCTGTGTTCTGACTCTCGTCTCCACCTCAAACTGCGACAGCTCCTCACAGCTATTCCCCCTCTACGCCGTCTGTTTAGCCGCATGCGTCAAACTAGCCGCCATGGTTAAGGTCGCCACTACACAGGAGCTCATGGCCATCACCATCATGGATTCTCCTACTCAGATCAGCCTCGAAAGAAAG ATGAAGTATAAGACATGGCTTTGGTGGACTCGGTTTGCAATGGTAATAACTCTAATGCAATTCCTTGCTGCAACTTTCCTTATGTTCCGTGTCTCCACCTTTGTTTCCCCTGATGGCATGCCAAGACATTGCGTTTTAG GGTTACCTCCAGACACACGTGGGTGGAAGCAAAGGCTGCAGGTTTCCTTCTTGATCACGGTTTGCTTTGTTGCGTTGGCTCAATGCTTCACGGGGTCAGATATATTGCAATGGAGGTCTTTCTATGCAACTCAAGATGATGCATGGAAAGCTCATTACCAGGAGGTGTTTGACCATGGGATTCGTGAAGTTTTGTGCTGTCTTGGACGTCGTGAGTATAT GGGTGTTATCGAGGAAGATGAAGTGTGTTCAGTTGCAAGACTGTTAGGTGATCTTGTTTCGTATAGGGCATCAGGCACTGGCCACTTGGAGTTTTTGGCAG GCCTTGCTCTGTTGCAGAATAATAGCCAGTTTCCTGAAGATTCATATGAGGACTGTATGCAAGCTCCAGCGTTTCATCTTCAGGAGGCTGCTACGTTTCATAAATTTGCAGAAGCTGCTTATACT GGGCCACTGCTAGATGTTGGGAGAAACCCTGCCTTGTTTTTATGCACATGGATCTGTAGGCAAGGGATCTTAACACCTTGGAGCCGTAAATG GAGGCCTAAACTTGATGGTGATAATTGGTGGCGAGGTCATGCAGCTGCCTTCCTTAAGTTCATTGACTTTCCTGCTCATGTTCTTCGTCGAGGTCGGATTTGTAGT GAGAAGTGTAAGGCGACATATTTTGTTGTAGTGTTACATTATCTGAGATGTGTTGTAATCGCTGTCAGAGGAACTGAGACGGCTGAAGACCTCATAACTGATGGTTTAGGTCGTGCTTGTTCACTAACTCCTCAAGACTTGGACGGCCTAACAAA TCGCATTCACGTTATGGATTCTTCTCGTAAACACTACGGGCATTCGGGAATAGTAGAAGCTGCAAGAGATCTATTTAGGCAAATAGAAGGAGACCCTGGAG AGTCAGGATCTACTGGCTTCCTGTCCTCGTTAATTGGTGATGGATGCGAGTGTGCTGGCTACAGCATTCGCATCGTTGGGCATTCCTTAGGAGGTGCTATCGCCTCTTTACTAGGAATCCGA CTACGTTGCAGATTCCCTAACCTATATGTATATGCCTATGGACCTCTCCCATGTGTAGATCAAGATGTAGCAGAGTCATGTTCTGAATTTGTTACTAG CATTGTATTGGATAATGAATTCTCATCACGGCTCTCGTACGGATCAATCCGCCGACTCCAAGTAGCAGCAATCAAAGTACTGTCTCAAGATCCTAAAGCTGATACAGCACTCATTTTCAGACTCGCACGCCGGTTCTTGTCTGCTAGCAAACGGCACAGACAGAACGATGTGGAAGAGCAAACTACAGGAGAAGCAATACCATCAATAGTTATTGGTG ctGACGAATCACAAGAAAGCCTgcaaaaacaagaagaagagttCATTAATCCTTTCCACGAGATGGAGGCCTCAACAGATAGCCCTGTCTCTCAGTTTATGGAAACAGGCCCAACAAGAGCaaattatgatgatgatgatgaggaagcTCCGGAGATGTTCTTGCCTGGTTCAGTCATCCATATTGTACACGAAGGAAACAACATGAGCGTCCCTATATGGCGAGGATGGCCGATCTGTGATGTTCCAGATGGCTACAAAGCTTATGTTGCAAACAGAGAGAGCTTCAAAGAAATTATGGTTTCTCCATCAATGTTTCTTGATCATCTTCCTTGGAG ATGCAGACACGCAATGCAGAAGGTTCTAGAATCTCGAAGTCTCTACTGCGATCTAACAAGTGAATCTGATATAGTATGA
- the LOC108839135 gene encoding F-box/kelch-repeat protein At4g39560, producing MMMMMSGCYGGEEEEASSHRKKRKLSSSSAGIPLLPEEMVLSCLARVSRSEHDSLSLVSKRHRSLLLTPELYNYRSLMGCTENLIYLCLRIPPDLDPRWFTLSLKPRDRRLVPVASRLPSSHVDLGYFNQPHEASSMVAHGCGIYVMGGRRFRRGSSSVMFLDGRSNTWSTLPSMGVARYSAAAGVVDGKIYVLGGCDDRESSRWGEVFDPEKQTWDALPMPPHHCSPRGMFETIVINQDKLVALNDTWECVSYTPSESRWNKMSKDKEAFAVNKCWHVIDNVVYCSGLDGRVLWCEADEWERPETKAVEWREVMGLESLRETLAASKLVNYGGRMGDNWEANKPLMLEAGLEITELDEKLPGHKLSNSGNNMLIFWDVLAPNKLEIWCAEVSLVRHKETCQIIGNIVWSEAIMTLDPPPPHNFEEASAYVTYCLNG from the exons atgatgatgatgatgagtggATGCTACGGCGGCGAGGAGGAAGAGGCATCATCACATAGGAAGAAACGGAAGCTGTCTTCTTCCTCGGCGGGGATACCTTTGTTGCCGGAAGAGATGGTTCTAAGTTGCTTGGCCCGTGTTTCGAGATCGGAACACGATTCCTTATCTCTCGTCTCGAAGCGACATCGTTCTCTATTGTTGACGCCTGAGTTGTACAACTACCGATCTCTTATGGGCTGCACAGAAAACCTCATCTACCTATGCTTACGCATCCCTCCAGATCTAGATCCACGATGGTTCACCCTCTCCCTAAAACCCCGTGATCGGCGGCTAGTCCCAGTGGCGTCTAGATTGCCGAGCTCACACGTGGACCTTGGTTACTTTAACCAGCCTCACGAAGCATCTTCTATGGTGGCTCATGGTTGCGGGATCTACGTCATGGGTGGAAGGAGATTCCGGAGAGGCTCGTCCAGTGTCATGTTCCTTGATGGTCGATCTAACACGTGGAGCACTCTCCCCTCCATGGGGGTGGCTCGATATTCAGCTGCGGCTGGTGTGGTGGACGGGAAGATATATGTGTTGGGAGGGTGTGATGATCGTGAGTCCAGCAGGTGGGGAGAGGTTTTCGACCCGGAGAAGCAGACTTGGGATGCCCTGCCCATGCCCCCGCATCATTGTAGTCCTCGCGGAATGTTCGAAACCATAGTGATAAACCAGGACAAGTTGGTTGCTTTGAATGACACATGGGAATGTGTATCCTACACACCAAGTGAAAGCAGATGGAACAAAATGAGTAAGGATAAGGAAGCCTTCGCAGTTAATAAGTGTTGGCATGTGATAGACAATGTCGTGTATTGCAGTGGATTAGATGGGCGGGTATTGTGGTGCGAGGCAGATGAATGGGAGAGGCCCGAAACCAAGGCGGTGGAGTGGAGAGAGGTGATGGGCTTGGAGTCTCTCAGGGAAACTCTCGCTGCCTCCAAGCTCGTCAACTATGGTGGACGGATGGGGGATAACTGGGAGGCAAACAAACCGCTGATGCTAGAGGCGGGATTGGAGATAACAGAACTCGACGAAAAACTTCCCGGGCACAAACTGAGCAACTCTGGTAACAACATGTTGATCTTCTGGGACGTGCTTGCTCCTAATAAGTTAGAGATTTGGTGTGCAGAGGTCTCTTTGGTGAGACACAAGGAGACATGCCAGATTATAGGAAACATTGTGTGGTCCGAAGCTATCATGACGCTGGATCCTCCTCCTCCAC ATAATTTTGAAGAAGCTTCAGCATATGTCACGTATTGCCTTAATGGCTAA
- the LOC108840018 gene encoding adenylate kinase 1, chloroplastic-like, whose amino-acid sequence MLREHVSCRAHALKKKSEVSSSLPLFLSTGSVSPMIGPPFGSLFQVETEKRHLASRLLTLLGVPHIATGDLVHEELASLGPFSRQLSEIVNQGKLVSDEIIVNLLSKRLEAGEAKGESGFILYGFPRTMRQAEMLGDVTDISLVVNLKLPEEVLVDKCLGRRMQQRFQRRAH is encoded by the exons ATGCTTAGAGAACACGTGTCGTGTCGAGCACACGCGTTGAAAAAAAAGTCGGAAGTCTCTTCgtctcttcctctcttccttTCTACCGGCTCTGTCTCTCCAATGATCGGACCTCCGTTTGGATCTCTGTTCCAAGTCGAAACAGAGAAAAGGCACCTAGCTAGCAGACTGTTGACCCTTCTCGGTGTTCCTCACATCGCCACTGGAGATCTCGTCCACGAGGAGCTTGCTTCGTTGGGCCCTTTCTCCCGACAG CTATCAGAGATTGTAAACCAAGGAAAGCTTGTCTCGGATGAGATCATAGTAAACCTATTATCAAAGAGACTTGAGGCTGGTGAAGCCAAAGGTGAATCAGGTTTCATTCTTTATGGCTTTCCTCGAACCATGAGACAAGCT GAAATGCTGGGAGATGTAACTGACATCAGCCTAGTTGTGAATTTGAAGCTACCTGAGGAAGTTTTGGTTGACAAATGCCTTGGGAGGAGAATGCAGCAAAGGTTTCAACGTCGCGCACATTAA
- the LOC130512783 gene encoding polygalacturonase-like, whose translation MTKSNIASALLFTLLTFIDVSTSSSNVFNVVSFGAKPDGVTDSTAAFLKAWQAACVSAASATVMVPAGTFLVKGITFTGPCKSRLKFQVAGTVVAPADYWAFGNSGYWILFNRVSKMSLVGGTFDARASGFWACRKSGQNCPPGVRLDDLHT comes from the exons ATGACGAAGTCAAATATTGCATCAGCACTTCTCTTCACACTCCTCACCTTCATCGATGTCTCAACCAGCTCCTCCAACGTATTCAACGTCGTTAGCTTCGGGGCCAAACCTGACGGAGTTACGGACTCGACGGCAGCATTCCTCAAGGCATGGCAAGCGGCTTGTGTCTCGGCAGCTTCAGCCACTGTGATGGTTCCGGCTGGTACGTTTCTAGTGAAGGGGATAACGTTTACAGGGCCATGCAAGAGCAGACTCAAGTTTCAAGTAGCCGGAACCGTCGTTGCTCCAGCAGATTACTGGGCATTTGGAAACTCCGGCTACTGGATTCTCTTCAACAGGGTTAGCAAAATGTCACTCGTCGGTGGGACTTTCGACGCTCGGGCTAGTGGGTTCTGGGCTTGCCGGAAATCTGGTCAGAATTGTCCTCCTGGTGTTAGG CTAGATGATCTTcacacttaa